One genomic segment of Acidobacteriota bacterium includes these proteins:
- a CDS encoding ABC transporter permease, with the protein MDLTRDEQRPARTRRGPGPWARFLRHRLACGGAIFLGVIILAALLAPWVGRHDPFHTELEHLNQAPDSVHWLGTDLIGRDVWSRVIHGSRTSLTVGILAVALSTLIGSLLGALAGYSGGPVDQAVMRATEVMMSIPVLLMVMLFVSLLGPSLASVTLVIGLLGWSSTCRVVRGEVLVLREKEFIVAARSLGNGHARVILRHILPNTVGPLSVIATFGFANAILLEAALSFLGLGVPPPTPSWGGMLNEAQSPTVLAGMPWLWMAPGAAIALTVLAVNFIGDGLRDSADVRSL; encoded by the coding sequence ATGGATCTGACCCGAGACGAACAGAGACCGGCGAGAACCCGCCGGGGTCCCGGCCCCTGGGCGCGATTCCTCCGCCACCGGCTCGCCTGCGGCGGTGCGATATTCCTGGGAGTCATCATCCTGGCCGCCCTTCTGGCTCCCTGGGTGGGCCGGCATGACCCCTTCCACACGGAACTCGAGCATCTCAACCAGGCGCCCGACTCGGTCCATTGGCTGGGAACGGATCTGATCGGAAGGGACGTCTGGAGCCGCGTGATCCACGGCAGCCGCACCTCGCTGACCGTGGGAATCCTGGCGGTCGCCCTCTCCACGCTGATCGGTTCGCTGTTGGGAGCGCTGGCGGGATATTCGGGCGGTCCCGTCGATCAGGCCGTCATGAGGGCCACCGAAGTCATGATGAGCATCCCGGTCCTGCTCATGGTGATGCTGTTCGTGTCCCTCCTGGGTCCCAGTCTCGCTTCGGTCACCCTGGTCATCGGGCTGCTGGGCTGGTCCAGCACCTGCCGGGTCGTGCGGGGAGAGGTCCTGGTGCTCCGGGAGAAGGAGTTCATCGTGGCGGCCCGCTCCCTGGGCAACGGCCACGCCCGCGTCATCCTGCGGCACATCCTGCCCAACACCGTGGGCCCACTGAGCGTCATCGCCACTTTCGGCTTCGCCAACGCCATCCTGCTGGAGGCGGCCCTCAGCTTTCTGGGCCTGGGAGTTCCCCCTCCCACGCCGAGTTGGGGCGGGATGCTCAACGAGGCCCAATCACCCACGGTCCTGGCCGGCATGCCCTGGCTCTGGATGGCGCCCGGGGCCGCCATCGCGCTGACCGTGCTGGCCGTCAATTTCATCGGCGATGGACTGAGGGACTCGGCGGACGTCCGCTCCCTCTGA
- a CDS encoding ABC transporter permease has product MGRYLLRRLLIAIPVLLGITFVAFAALALAPGDPILARIDPSILAQQSPEWIEERRRELGLDQPIPVQYVRWLSGLVQGDLGYSVATRRSVGDELRTRLPVSLKLMGAALLFGIVLGVPFGALAALKQHSRLDYALSSLTMLLISTPTFFLGLLAIYLFGVHLRLLPTGGMATLGAIPNLADQLRHLVLPATVLGLRNAALLMRHTRSSLLEVLREDHVTTARGKGLSRRVVFLRHVLRNALIPIISVLGFLLPELVVGAVITEQVFAWPGMGFMAVRAAADRDPSMLMGVVLVVGIGVLISTLAADIAYAVADPRVRLTQKQKTWI; this is encoded by the coding sequence ATGGGCCGTTACCTGCTCCGCCGCCTGCTCATCGCGATCCCGGTCCTGTTGGGGATCACCTTCGTCGCCTTCGCCGCCCTGGCCCTCGCTCCCGGAGACCCGATTCTGGCCCGGATCGATCCCAGCATCCTGGCCCAGCAGTCGCCGGAATGGATCGAGGAGCGCCGCCGCGAGCTGGGTCTGGATCAACCGATTCCCGTCCAATACGTCAGGTGGCTGTCGGGCCTGGTCCAAGGGGATCTGGGTTACTCGGTGGCGACCCGCCGGTCGGTGGGCGACGAGCTTCGGACCCGTCTACCCGTCAGCCTGAAACTCATGGGGGCGGCCCTGCTGTTCGGTATCGTCCTGGGAGTTCCATTCGGCGCGCTGGCCGCGCTCAAGCAACACTCGCGGCTGGACTACGCCCTCAGTTCCCTCACCATGCTCCTGATCTCGACCCCGACCTTTTTTCTGGGCCTGCTGGCCATCTACCTGTTCGGTGTCCATCTGCGGCTGCTTCCGACGGGAGGGATGGCGACCCTGGGCGCCATCCCCAACCTGGCCGATCAATTGCGGCACCTGGTGCTGCCGGCCACGGTCCTGGGACTGCGGAACGCGGCATTGCTGATGCGCCACACCAGGAGCAGCCTGCTGGAGGTCCTGCGCGAGGACCACGTGACCACGGCCCGCGGCAAGGGATTGTCCCGGCGGGTCGTCTTCCTGCGGCACGTCCTGAGGAACGCCCTCATCCCCATCATCAGCGTCCTGGGATTCCTGCTGCCGGAATTGGTGGTGGGAGCGGTGATCACGGAACAGGTCTTCGCCTGGCCGGGGATGGGATTCATGGCCGTCCGGGCGGCTGCGGACCGCGACCCCTCCATGCTCATGGGTGTGGTCCTGGTGGTGGGGATCGGAGTCCTGATCAGCACTCTCGCGGCCGACATCGCCTACGCCGTCGCCGACCCGAGAGTCCGTCTCACTCAGAAGCAGAAGACATGGATCTGA
- a CDS encoding ABC transporter substrate-binding protein translates to MIRNRSLLVAKLVVLLAWTSSCAPGIDPSVVPDTAADRSESLRFAWQGDLTPMWHPSGYETFSQAVIFFLVFNKLVRLGPNLATILPDLAESWEVSPDARIFTFRLRQNVHWHDGEPFTARDVVFSFSRQLLEPYRYVKYAGAIAGAESYEDGNSDRLEGLEALDDFTVRITLRGPDVTFLQKLAEPSMVIMPAHLLAGIEPDAVQSASFTTTRPVGTGPFRFVKYLTDLYVELESNPDYFRGAPSIRKVYMKRLRPEVTVAQLESGELDLGMRLQLLDYDRLAELSHLETTTRPGIGMISVGFPLDRPVVQDRRLRQAIYCAIDRKLVARTLFRGRAKPMEGIPLGMEPDARLDPYEYDLERAKRLLRASGFDTATPLRLIYDQTYPSAAQIYPIIGQQLRALGLRLELHAMESTAYIARRYEQRDTYEMSGSHGGAYGLGPQVTSTYFNCQRHDWQYGYTNCDLDRYFEEATATVDPDRRREIYFQAARLLNRDLPIMPLWAPDEVHARHRRLGGGFALHRDARRTFGNVETWALNP, encoded by the coding sequence ATGATTCGTAACCGCAGCCTCCTGGTGGCCAAGCTGGTCGTTCTGCTGGCGTGGACCTCGTCGTGCGCCCCCGGGATCGACCCGAGTGTTGTTCCCGACACCGCCGCCGACCGTTCCGAGAGCCTCCGTTTCGCGTGGCAGGGGGATCTGACGCCCATGTGGCACCCGTCCGGATACGAAACCTTCAGTCAGGCCGTCATTTTCTTTCTCGTCTTCAACAAACTGGTGCGGCTCGGTCCGAATCTGGCGACCATACTTCCCGACCTGGCCGAGAGTTGGGAGGTTTCGCCCGACGCCCGCATCTTCACGTTCCGCTTGCGGCAAAACGTCCACTGGCACGACGGCGAGCCCTTCACGGCCCGGGACGTGGTGTTCAGCTTCAGCCGTCAGCTCCTGGAGCCCTACCGGTACGTCAAGTACGCCGGGGCGATCGCCGGCGCGGAATCCTACGAGGACGGAAACTCCGACCGGCTCGAGGGTCTGGAGGCACTCGACGACTTCACGGTCCGAATCACGCTTCGGGGACCCGACGTCACGTTCCTGCAGAAGCTAGCCGAACCGTCCATGGTGATCATGCCGGCTCACCTCCTGGCGGGAATCGAGCCGGACGCCGTGCAGTCGGCTTCCTTCACCACCACTCGTCCAGTGGGCACCGGCCCCTTTCGTTTCGTGAAATACCTGACCGATCTCTACGTGGAGTTGGAGTCGAACCCGGACTACTTCCGGGGGGCTCCTTCCATCCGCAAGGTCTACATGAAGCGTCTCCGGCCCGAGGTGACGGTGGCGCAATTGGAGAGCGGCGAGCTGGACCTGGGAATGCGGCTTCAGTTGCTGGACTACGACCGGTTGGCGGAACTGTCCCATCTGGAGACGACGACCCGTCCCGGCATCGGCATGATCTCGGTAGGATTTCCCCTGGACCGCCCCGTGGTTCAGGACCGGCGCTTGCGCCAGGCCATCTACTGCGCCATCGACCGGAAGCTCGTCGCCCGGACCCTCTTCCGGGGCCGGGCCAAACCCATGGAGGGGATCCCGCTGGGCATGGAGCCTGACGCGAGACTGGACCCCTACGAGTATGACCTGGAAAGGGCAAAGAGATTGCTGAGGGCATCGGGCTTCGACACGGCGACGCCCCTTCGCCTCATCTACGACCAGACCTATCCCAGCGCGGCTCAGATCTATCCCATCATCGGGCAGCAGTTGAGAGCCCTGGGCCTGAGGTTGGAGTTGCATGCCATGGAGTCGACGGCGTACATCGCCCGCCGCTACGAGCAGCGGGACACCTACGAGATGTCCGGCTCCCACGGCGGCGCCTACGGCCTTGGGCCTCAGGTGACCTCCACCTACTTCAACTGCCAACGGCACGACTGGCAGTACGGCTATACCAATTGCGACCTGGATCGTTACTTCGAGGAAGCGACGGCTACCGTGGACCCGGACCGGCGGCGCGAGATCTACTTCCAGGCCGCCCGCCTGCTGAACCGGGATCTGCCCATCATGCCTCTCTGGGCGCCCGACGAGGTCCACGCGCGTCACCGGCGGCTGGGGGGAGGCTTCGCTCTGCACCGCGACGCACGCCGGACATTCGGCAACGTCGAGACCTGGGCCCTGAATCCTTAG
- a CDS encoding Gfo/Idh/MocA family oxidoreductase: protein MVHDPGKIYSAALIGCGSMGSYCMDELQDAPGRILLPFGHAEILKTHPRTRLVAGADPDGERLEDFGKRWGVDALYSDHREMLEAERPEIVAIASPPDFHASQVVDCAGNGVKGIFCEKPFTTTLALADRMIASCRESGTSLAVNHTRRGDPLILRSRRLLDEGGIGQVLSIVATWPGRLFLSGTHWFDLVNCLAGDKPPVWVVGHSEDPEISMVAIPTQRGRDLGGSLYAVYPNGIRAFFNGRDSHAGYRVEVNGTKGVLSIGTTEVRLRKTNSGSVFRELLEHPFPQMMHHTAPMVYLLEDLLEAVETRREPLSNGITARNALELILATHESSRRGNVKLQLPLQDRETSPPFQWQKPDGTTFYRATAKDGSPPADDS, encoded by the coding sequence ATGGTGCACGACCCCGGGAAGATCTACTCGGCCGCCCTCATCGGTTGCGGCTCCATGGGCAGCTACTGCATGGACGAGCTCCAGGACGCGCCGGGCCGAATCCTGCTTCCTTTCGGACACGCGGAGATCCTGAAGACTCATCCGCGCACCCGGTTGGTGGCGGGTGCGGATCCGGACGGGGAACGTTTGGAGGACTTCGGGAAACGATGGGGGGTCGATGCCCTCTATTCGGACCACCGCGAGATGCTCGAGGCCGAGCGTCCCGAGATCGTCGCCATCGCCAGCCCTCCGGATTTCCACGCTTCCCAGGTCGTCGACTGCGCCGGCAACGGCGTGAAGGGCATTTTCTGCGAGAAACCCTTCACCACCACGCTGGCGCTGGCCGACCGGATGATCGCGTCCTGCCGTGAGAGCGGCACCAGCCTGGCCGTCAACCACACCCGCAGAGGCGACCCTCTGATCCTCCGTTCCCGCCGCCTCCTGGACGAGGGGGGAATCGGGCAGGTCCTCAGCATCGTCGCCACCTGGCCCGGCCGTCTATTCCTGTCGGGAACCCACTGGTTCGACCTGGTGAACTGCCTGGCTGGAGACAAACCGCCGGTGTGGGTCGTGGGACACTCGGAAGATCCCGAAATATCCATGGTGGCCATTCCCACGCAGCGGGGACGGGATCTGGGCGGCAGCCTCTATGCCGTGTATCCGAATGGGATTCGGGCGTTCTTCAACGGCAGGGACAGTCATGCCGGCTACCGGGTGGAGGTGAACGGCACCAAGGGCGTACTCAGCATCGGGACCACCGAAGTCCGCCTCCGGAAGACCAACTCCGGGAGCGTGTTCCGGGAGCTCCTGGAACACCCCTTCCCTCAGATGATGCACCATACCGCGCCCATGGTTTACCTGCTGGAAGACCTGCTGGAGGCGGTGGAAACAAGGCGCGAGCCCCTCTCCAACGGAATCACGGCCCGGAATGCCCTGGAGCTGATCCTGGCGACCCACGAATCCTCCCGGAGAGGCAACGTCAAACTCCAATTGCCCCTTCAGGATCGAGAGACGAGCCCGCCGTTCCAGTGGCAAAAGCCCGACGGCACCACCTTCTACCGCGCCACCGCAAAGGACGGCTCTCCGCCCGCCGATGATTCGTAA
- a CDS encoding aminotransferase class III-fold pyridoxal phosphate-dependent enzyme yields the protein MQIVNKKGNKRILGQKMYDRARELIPGATQLYGKRQEMTAPGQWPAYFTEARGCETVDADGNHYIDMSMCGIGATLLGYADPDVTEAVIRRVRNGCMSSLNPPDEVELAELVLELHPWAQMVRFGRLGGESMTIAVRIARAYTGRDKVAFCGYHGWHDWYLAANIPVDPSEETVDRLGGGHLMPGLEPAGVPSGLAGTAMPFTYNRIEELRAIVDRHGSNLAAIVMEPTRNFDPDPGFLEEIRELATRCGACLIMDEITIGWRLWLGGAHLKYGLEPDMAVFAKTTGNGHPISAVVGRRDIMQAAQNSFISSALWTEAVGPTAALATIRKFQRVDVRSHVARIGEAARQGLKELADRCGVPFGATGHPALTFYHFDHPEAAALQTLWTVRMLDLGFLVAGGFYPTFAHQETHVEQFLEACEPVFQELAEAIQKGDIEPRIGGPVKHTGFRRLV from the coding sequence TTGCAAATAGTTAACAAAAAAGGAAATAAAAGAATCCTGGGTCAGAAGATGTACGACCGGGCCCGGGAGCTCATCCCAGGCGCGACGCAGCTTTACGGCAAGCGCCAGGAGATGACCGCTCCGGGGCAATGGCCCGCCTATTTCACTGAGGCCCGGGGCTGTGAGACGGTGGACGCGGACGGAAATCACTACATCGACATGTCCATGTGCGGCATTGGCGCCACGCTCTTGGGCTATGCCGACCCCGATGTTACCGAAGCGGTGATCCGGCGGGTCCGCAATGGCTGCATGTCTTCCTTGAATCCTCCCGACGAGGTGGAATTGGCCGAGCTGGTGCTGGAGCTCCACCCTTGGGCTCAAATGGTCCGGTTCGGGCGCCTCGGTGGAGAAAGCATGACCATCGCGGTGCGGATCGCCCGGGCCTATACCGGACGGGACAAGGTGGCCTTCTGCGGCTACCACGGTTGGCACGACTGGTATCTGGCCGCCAACATTCCGGTGGACCCCAGCGAGGAGACGGTGGACCGGTTGGGAGGCGGGCACCTGATGCCGGGATTGGAACCGGCCGGAGTGCCCAGCGGACTCGCCGGCACCGCCATGCCCTTCACCTACAACCGGATCGAGGAACTCAGGGCCATCGTGGACCGGCACGGCTCGAATCTGGCCGCCATCGTCATGGAGCCGACGCGCAACTTCGATCCCGATCCCGGTTTCCTGGAAGAGATTCGTGAACTGGCCACCCGCTGCGGAGCTTGCCTGATCATGGACGAGATCACCATCGGCTGGCGGCTGTGGTTGGGAGGCGCCCATCTCAAATATGGGCTGGAGCCGGATATGGCGGTTTTCGCCAAGACCACCGGAAACGGGCACCCCATCTCGGCGGTGGTGGGCCGGCGCGACATCATGCAGGCCGCCCAGAACAGCTTCATCTCCAGCGCGCTCTGGACGGAGGCGGTGGGTCCGACGGCGGCGCTGGCAACCATCCGCAAGTTCCAGCGGGTGGACGTTCGTTCACACGTGGCCCGGATCGGGGAGGCGGCGCGGCAGGGACTGAAGGAGCTGGCAGACCGATGCGGCGTTCCCTTCGGCGCCACCGGTCATCCGGCCCTCACCTTCTACCATTTCGACCACCCTGAAGCGGCCGCTCTCCAGACCCTTTGGACCGTGCGCATGCTGGATTTGGGTTTCCTCGTGGCGGGGGGATTCTATCCCACGTTTGCCCACCAGGAGACGCATGTGGAGCAGTTCCTGGAGGCCTGCGAGCCGGTGTTCCAAGAACTGGCTGAGGCGATTCAGAAGGGGGATATCGAGCCGCGGATCGGCGGTCCGGTGAAACACACCGGGTTCCGGCGGCTCGTTTAG
- a CDS encoding Gfo/Idh/MocA family oxidoreductase gives MSKSSISRRRFLSRSAGAGAGLAVAGFPGIASARNVNNRLNVGIVGPGGRGTSLLKNFFADNNRFNAHLTAIADLWSYHRDKASKFVTENQGQAPKVYRHHEEILADADVDAVIIATPDHAHAQVLTAAAKAGKDAYCEKPMSNVLAEANDALDAVKKAGTIVQIGTQRRSWPKYRQAAKMIADGIIGDVVKVDILWNAYSPYRWAGRAEQRAMVKESDVDWKSWLMGRPDRPFDARIFRCFRLWKDFSSGIIDQWMTHGIDLAHMLAGVTTPLSAVAHGGIYRYKDWRENPDTLEAALEYEKDGKKLLAVYSTNLINGYGKATQVHGTLGSFSPGGGMDWKQGKEEPNADPSHGWRFTGKGVKADGKVADMVEVPDAPGEVSHMANWLDAVRQRDAKRLYCNVDHGYAHSIACIMSNDAYWAGRRMTFDPVKRTIQAG, from the coding sequence ATGAGCAAGTCATCCATCAGCCGCCGTCGGTTTCTGTCTCGTTCCGCTGGAGCAGGGGCAGGACTGGCCGTCGCCGGTTTCCCCGGGATCGCCAGCGCCCGCAACGTGAACAACCGGCTCAACGTGGGGATCGTGGGTCCGGGCGGCCGCGGCACAAGCCTCCTCAAGAACTTTTTTGCCGACAACAATCGCTTCAACGCTCACCTGACGGCGATCGCCGATCTCTGGAGCTACCATCGGGACAAGGCCTCCAAGTTCGTGACGGAGAACCAGGGACAGGCCCCCAAGGTTTACCGTCACCACGAAGAGATCCTGGCCGACGCCGACGTGGACGCCGTCATCATCGCCACTCCCGACCACGCCCACGCCCAGGTCTTGACGGCGGCCGCCAAGGCCGGCAAGGACGCCTACTGCGAAAAGCCCATGTCCAATGTCCTGGCAGAGGCCAACGACGCCCTCGACGCGGTCAAGAAGGCCGGAACCATCGTTCAGATCGGGACCCAGAGGCGCTCCTGGCCCAAGTACCGGCAGGCGGCCAAGATGATCGCCGACGGCATCATCGGCGACGTGGTCAAGGTGGATATCCTCTGGAACGCCTACAGCCCCTACCGTTGGGCCGGGCGAGCCGAGCAGCGCGCCATGGTCAAAGAGAGCGACGTGGATTGGAAGAGCTGGCTCATGGGAAGGCCCGATCGTCCCTTCGATGCCAGGATCTTCCGCTGCTTCCGCCTCTGGAAGGACTTCTCCAGCGGCATCATCGACCAGTGGATGACTCACGGCATCGACTTGGCCCACATGTTGGCCGGGGTGACGACGCCGTTGAGCGCCGTGGCCCACGGCGGCATCTACCGGTACAAGGACTGGAGAGAGAATCCCGACACCTTGGAAGCGGCCCTGGAATATGAGAAGGACGGCAAGAAACTCCTGGCCGTCTACTCCACCAATCTCATCAACGGCTACGGGAAGGCGACGCAGGTCCACGGGACCCTGGGCAGCTTTTCACCCGGCGGCGGGATGGACTGGAAACAGGGCAAGGAGGAGCCCAACGCCGATCCGTCTCACGGTTGGCGATTCACCGGCAAGGGCGTCAAAGCCGACGGGAAGGTTGCCGACATGGTCGAGGTGCCCGATGCTCCGGGCGAAGTCAGCCACATGGCCAATTGGCTCGATGCGGTTCGCCAGCGGGACGCCAAGAGGCTCTACTGCAACGTCGACCACGGTTACGCCCATTCCATCGCCTGCATCATGTCCAACGATGCCTACTGGGCCGGAAGGCGCATGACCTTCGATCCGGTGAAGCGGACCATCCAGGCGGGTTGA
- a CDS encoding low specificity L-threonine aldolase, with the protein MVIRNSRIRGFASDTNAGICPEAWEALDRANRGHAPAYGFDSHTQEARAAIQDVFATDCLVYFVFTGSAANSLAVAHLCRSYELAICHETAHLDLGECGGPEFFSGGSKILPLPGEHGKLDAAGIRNAVETRTRDFQYPAPRLVSLTQATEAGTVYSLERLREISRLCRELGLRVHMDGARLANALVHLGCEPADTTWRAGVDVLSFGCTKNGLPQGEAVVFFDRELASGFEYRWKQSGQVASKMRFLSAPWTALIKSGAWLRNARHANACAARLERGLRRLEGISIAYPREANGVFVRLRPALAEALRNRGWTVGIMPGGAARFMCSWDTRDEDVDALIRDFRELGADPALT; encoded by the coding sequence ATGGTGATACGGAATAGCCGGATTCGCGGTTTCGCGAGCGACACCAATGCGGGGATCTGCCCCGAAGCCTGGGAGGCGCTGGACCGCGCCAATCGGGGACACGCTCCCGCCTACGGCTTCGACTCCCATACCCAGGAGGCGCGCGCCGCGATTCAGGACGTTTTCGCCACCGATTGCCTCGTCTACTTCGTCTTCACCGGTTCGGCCGCCAATTCGCTGGCCGTGGCTCACCTCTGCCGCAGCTATGAGCTGGCCATCTGCCATGAGACGGCCCATCTCGACCTGGGGGAATGCGGCGGGCCCGAGTTCTTCAGCGGCGGCTCCAAAATTCTGCCCCTACCCGGAGAGCACGGGAAACTGGACGCCGCCGGCATCCGGAACGCGGTCGAGACCCGGACCCGCGACTTCCAGTATCCCGCGCCGCGGCTCGTCAGCCTGACCCAGGCCACGGAGGCGGGAACCGTCTACAGCCTGGAGCGGCTGCGGGAGATCTCGCGTCTTTGCCGGGAGCTGGGACTCCGCGTCCACATGGACGGGGCCCGTCTGGCGAACGCCCTGGTCCACCTGGGTTGCGAGCCGGCCGACACGACCTGGAGAGCGGGGGTCGACGTCCTCTCCTTCGGCTGCACCAAGAACGGACTGCCCCAGGGGGAGGCCGTGGTTTTCTTCGATCGGGAGCTGGCTTCGGGCTTCGAGTACCGTTGGAAGCAATCGGGCCAGGTCGCTTCCAAGATGCGTTTCCTGTCGGCGCCCTGGACGGCCCTGATCAAGAGCGGCGCCTGGCTTCGCAACGCCCGGCACGCCAATGCCTGCGCCGCCCGGCTGGAGCGGGGCCTGAGACGGCTGGAGGGCATCTCCATCGCCTATCCCCGGGAGGCCAACGGCGTGTTCGTTCGGCTCCGGCCCGCCCTGGCGGAGGCCCTCAGGAATCGGGGCTGGACGGTGGGAATCATGCCCGGCGGCGCCGCCCGCTTCATGTGCAGTTGGGACACCCGGGACGAGGACGTGGATGCCCTGATCCGCGATTTCCGGGAGCTGGGAGCCGACCCGGCGCTCACTTGA
- a CDS encoding aminotransferase class I/II-fold pyridoxal phosphate-dependent enzyme yields the protein MTTGIDWNPSLAELPFSPIRKYFNTAAAMEDVVHLSIGQPDFPTPSHIVEAHVQALREGKTRYELDAGLPRLREAVAGWYNLRYGIELGPDNVLITTGCCQAMFMALTAAVKPGMEVIVVEPVFILVHIIRMAGAIPRPLVTTAGEGYQLDPQAVIDAINERTCAIMINSPGNPTGAIYPAETIRAISEAAAERGLALISDEVYECLILDEVEYASALTCSPALDHVIVASSVSKTYSMAGLRLGWAISSARNIVDLQRYHMFISTTENTASQWAVVAALEGDQGCVDEMVRQYRRRRDRIVELVDQTPALTGYTPGGAFFIMPFLPDGADGFEVAMQMLREARVCTIPGGAFGQSCNNALRISFATSMDQIEKAFERMIPWLEKQSF from the coding sequence ATGACCACAGGCATCGACTGGAATCCGAGTCTGGCCGAGCTTCCGTTTTCTCCCATTCGCAAGTACTTCAACACCGCGGCCGCCATGGAGGACGTGGTTCATCTCTCCATCGGCCAGCCCGATTTTCCCACTCCCTCCCACATCGTCGAGGCGCACGTCCAAGCGCTCCGGGAGGGCAAGACGCGATATGAATTGGACGCCGGACTGCCCCGGCTCCGGGAGGCCGTTGCCGGCTGGTACAACCTCCGTTACGGCATCGAGCTCGGACCCGACAATGTCCTCATCACCACCGGCTGTTGCCAAGCCATGTTCATGGCTCTCACCGCCGCTGTCAAACCGGGCATGGAGGTGATCGTAGTGGAGCCGGTCTTCATCCTGGTCCACATCATTCGCATGGCCGGAGCCATCCCCCGGCCCCTGGTCACCACGGCCGGCGAAGGGTACCAGTTGGATCCGCAGGCGGTGATCGACGCAATCAACGAGCGCACCTGCGCCATCATGATCAATTCTCCGGGGAACCCGACGGGGGCCATCTATCCCGCGGAGACGATCCGGGCCATCAGCGAGGCTGCGGCCGAGCGGGGGCTGGCCCTGATCAGCGACGAGGTCTACGAGTGCCTCATTCTCGACGAAGTGGAGTACGCCAGCGCCTTGACCTGCTCGCCGGCGCTGGATCATGTGATCGTGGCCAGCAGCGTGTCCAAGACCTACTCCATGGCCGGCCTGCGCCTGGGGTGGGCCATCTCCAGCGCCCGGAACATCGTAGACCTTCAGCGTTACCACATGTTCATCAGCACCACCGAGAACACGGCTTCCCAGTGGGCCGTGGTGGCGGCTCTGGAAGGGGACCAGGGTTGCGTCGACGAAATGGTCCGACAATACCGGAGGCGCCGGGACCGGATCGTGGAACTGGTGGATCAGACGCCGGCGCTCACCGGCTACACGCCGGGAGGCGCGTTCTTCATCATGCCCTTTCTTCCCGACGGGGCCGATGGCTTCGAAGTGGCCATGCAGATGCTCCGGGAAGCTCGGGTCTGCACCATCCCGGGGGGCGCATTCGGCCAATCCTGCAACAACGCCCTGCGCATCAGCTTCGCCACTTCCATGGACCAGATCGAGAAGGCATTCGAAAGGATGATTCCATGGCTCGAGAAACAATCATTCTGA
- a CDS encoding ornithine cyclodeaminase family protein, with protein sequence MARETIILTRKDIGSRIDIKAAIPAIEHAMGEFERGNDFLPPKAIYPLPIPGTSGGMAACITGYTQAADLLSMKVGQERADNLEWGLPTTNSWIAAFEPRTGELLMICDGTLPTMYRTGAAAAVSAKHLSRPDSAALAVIGAGQLGRQCLRAVSSVRPFSRIYLHDLRREAAEQVSRDLAGEAPAPIQVAEAEEACREADVIVTATTSRRPIVRSHWVRPGTHLCCMGSDLAEKIECEMELMPRCRLFADFVEHALLRGEASQAVEAGILGQDCYAGSLGQVINGDVAGRTGRDQITLYDGVGIGIQDTTIARTIFQQARDQDLGVHVAFS encoded by the coding sequence ATGGCTCGAGAAACAATCATTCTGACCCGCAAGGACATCGGTTCCCGAATCGACATCAAGGCCGCCATCCCCGCCATCGAGCACGCCATGGGCGAGTTCGAGCGGGGCAATGACTTCCTTCCCCCCAAGGCCATCTATCCGTTGCCGATTCCCGGCACCAGCGGCGGGATGGCGGCCTGCATCACCGGCTATACCCAGGCCGCCGACCTGCTTTCCATGAAAGTGGGGCAGGAACGCGCCGACAACCTGGAGTGGGGCCTGCCCACCACCAACAGCTGGATCGCCGCTTTCGAGCCCCGGACGGGCGAGCTCCTGATGATCTGCGACGGCACGCTGCCCACCATGTACCGCACCGGCGCGGCCGCGGCGGTGAGCGCGAAGCATTTGAGCCGTCCCGATTCGGCGGCGCTGGCCGTGATCGGCGCCGGCCAGTTGGGACGCCAGTGTCTGCGGGCGGTGAGCTCGGTCCGGCCCTTCAGCCGGATCTACCTCCACGATCTGCGCCGGGAGGCGGCCGAGCAGGTGAGCCGCGACCTGGCCGGAGAGGCGCCGGCGCCGATTCAGGTGGCGGAGGCCGAGGAGGCCTGCCGCGAGGCGGACGTCATCGTGACCGCGACCACCAGCCGCCGTCCCATCGTCCGGTCCCATTGGGTGCGTCCCGGGACCCACCTCTGCTGCATGGGATCGGATCTGGCCGAGAAGATCGAGTGCGAAATGGAATTGATGCCCCGTTGCCGGCTGTTCGCCGACTTCGTCGAGCATGCCCTGCTTCGGGGAGAGGCAAGTCAGGCGGTGGAGGCCGGAATCCTGGGACAGGACTGTTATGCCGGCTCGCTGGGCCAGGTCATCAACGGCGACGTCGCGGGCCGGACCGGCCGGGACCAGATCACCCTCTATGACGGAGTGGGAATCGGCATCCAGGACACGACCATCGCGAGGACCATTTTTCAGCAGGCTCGCGACCAGGACCTGGGCGTCCACGTGGCCTTTTCCTGA